Proteins co-encoded in one Roseiconus lacunae genomic window:
- the sigZ gene encoding RNA polymerase sigma factor SigZ, whose protein sequence is MKDDCKTSEEIWRQLGDQIRSFFAARIRDHQTVEDLLQEVFVRIHSRLESVEDHQRIRPWIFQIARNLLTDHYRARSREASPLAEEIECDCEIEPRLEDTVIGWLPQMLDQVPDKYRVALKLYELEGLSQQQIADRLDLSLSGAKSRIQRGRRKLKEVLYDCCSFEHDRRGNLIGFSRNRASRRDFRDEFEAP, encoded by the coding sequence ATGAAAGACGATTGCAAGACATCCGAGGAGATTTGGCGGCAACTGGGCGACCAGATTCGATCCTTCTTTGCCGCTCGCATTCGTGACCATCAAACTGTCGAAGATCTATTGCAAGAAGTGTTTGTGCGGATTCATTCGCGGCTTGAGTCGGTCGAGGATCATCAGCGCATTCGCCCATGGATATTTCAAATCGCTCGCAATCTACTGACCGACCACTATCGGGCAAGGTCGCGAGAAGCGTCCCCACTCGCCGAGGAGATCGAATGCGATTGTGAAATCGAGCCACGACTCGAAGACACCGTAATTGGCTGGTTACCCCAAATGCTGGATCAAGTACCTGACAAGTACCGGGTAGCGCTCAAACTTTACGAACTTGAAGGACTCTCTCAGCAGCAGATTGCGGATCGACTTGACCTTTCGCTCTCAGGGGCAAAATCGCGAATCCAGCGCGGGCGAAGGAAACTGAAGGAAGTGCTTTACGACTGTTGCAGCTTTGAGCACGACCGGCGAGGGAATTTAATCGGCTTCTCTCGCAACAGAGCTTCCCGCAGAGATTTTAGGGACGAATTTGAGGCGCCGTGA
- a CDS encoding metallophosphoesterase, translating into MPNILLRNLTVLALLLITGASGHVCAQQKPKAQFWEITDKWTHQTGLQRCLSSAGFAATPFDPKSGIDADCDLLVLGSFLSEDPRYRAWSKEQATSLQGFLDEGGVILQLTQADQTESSPAFIPKELNVKRTDKDGNPVLVLADSHPLVAQLPRRSTNNKQLELPMHHRRGSWESLRDQKGFRVLLTLDATNRDPVLVEAAVGKGRLLLTSLFFDKLENKDGEVTAPVEFHNASKAFFAGLHDYVLAVANGNGPAVEPTKPYVPPEPWDFVAGSTTVVALPDTQIYSERFPQHFVAQTEWVAKNLDRLNIAAVFHEGDITNRNTPEQWENAKEAMQPLWGKLPVICAPGNHDMGPRGNGATHESLMSDYLTVEDFAKHDSFQGTLDSGRTENNYSLFEAGGIEWIGIALEWAPRDRAVQWADELLTKHSDRRAILVTHAYTYFDDSVYDVTQRTDQSWSPYGYGVKNSSEGVNDAGDIWRKVIHKHDNVVLVLSGHVLGDGAGRVTSKTDNGSLVHQVLANYQMLTEGGQGWLRLMEFLPDGETIQVRTYSPVLDRFNTDPQHQFRLSLTPSAKE; encoded by the coding sequence CAACTCCCTTTGATCCCAAGAGCGGCATCGATGCCGATTGCGACCTGTTGGTATTGGGATCGTTCCTTTCCGAAGATCCGCGTTATCGGGCGTGGTCCAAGGAACAAGCCACTTCGTTGCAGGGGTTCCTCGATGAGGGTGGTGTCATTTTGCAACTGACGCAGGCCGATCAAACAGAATCATCGCCTGCGTTTATCCCGAAGGAGTTGAACGTCAAACGCACCGATAAAGACGGCAACCCGGTACTGGTCCTGGCCGACTCACATCCCCTCGTCGCACAACTTCCACGCCGTTCGACCAACAATAAGCAACTCGAGCTTCCGATGCATCACCGCCGCGGTTCGTGGGAAAGCCTGCGAGACCAAAAAGGCTTTCGCGTGTTGCTTACCTTGGACGCTACCAATCGCGATCCGGTACTCGTCGAAGCCGCCGTCGGCAAAGGACGGTTGCTGCTGACGTCGCTGTTCTTCGACAAACTGGAAAACAAAGACGGAGAGGTCACAGCGCCGGTAGAATTTCACAATGCATCGAAAGCCTTCTTCGCTGGTCTTCATGACTACGTCTTGGCTGTAGCCAATGGGAACGGCCCCGCGGTCGAACCCACCAAACCCTATGTGCCACCGGAACCATGGGATTTCGTCGCGGGTTCGACGACCGTCGTCGCCCTACCAGACACACAGATTTACAGTGAACGCTTTCCGCAGCACTTTGTTGCTCAGACCGAGTGGGTTGCCAAAAACCTCGACCGCCTGAACATCGCGGCCGTGTTTCACGAAGGTGACATCACGAACCGTAACACCCCCGAGCAATGGGAGAATGCGAAAGAAGCGATGCAGCCGCTGTGGGGAAAACTGCCTGTGATCTGTGCCCCCGGCAATCATGACATGGGCCCCCGCGGGAACGGAGCCACGCACGAATCGCTGATGAGCGACTACTTGACCGTGGAAGACTTTGCCAAGCATGATTCATTCCAAGGAACACTGGACTCGGGTCGCACCGAAAACAATTATTCGCTGTTTGAAGCCGGAGGAATCGAGTGGATCGGAATTGCTCTCGAATGGGCGCCACGCGACCGGGCCGTTCAGTGGGCTGACGAATTGTTGACGAAGCACTCGGATCGACGAGCGATTTTGGTCACTCATGCTTACACCTATTTTGATGATTCAGTGTATGACGTCACGCAGCGAACGGACCAAAGCTGGAGTCCGTATGGCTATGGTGTTAAAAACAGTTCCGAAGGCGTCAACGATGCCGGTGACATCTGGCGGAAAGTGATTCATAAACATGACAACGTCGTGCTAGTACTCTCCGGCCATGTCCTCGGAGACGGAGCGGGACGCGTGACTTCGAAGACCGACAACGGAAGCCTAGTCCATCAAGTCCTAGCCAACTATCAAATGTTGACCGAAGGTGGACAGGGTTGGTTACGCCTGATGGAATTCCTGCCCGATGGGGAGACGATCCAAGTACGCACCTATTCACCCGTTTTGGATCGATTCAACACCGATCCCCAGCATCAGTTTCGACTCAGCCTAACGCCATCGGCGAAGGAATAA
- a CDS encoding calcineurin-like phosphoesterase C-terminal domain-containing protein: MSLRCRPLCLTAIVCLVPLFGSSLKAAEPIAKQTAKGVVFHDQNGNGTRDEGESGVEGVRVSNGEAVVLTGADGRYTLPVDGDTILFACKPQGWIYPVDENNLPQFFYIHKPNGSPDDDFRFKGSEPTGPLPESVDFALRPFQAPNVIRAVLLGDPQPVSIEEVQFFGRDIMSELVDVDAEFGVTLGDIVGNQLDLFQPMIEMQGLAGIPWHNVIGNHDINFRAPDDEHANETFHKAFGPSDYAFQYGDVHFLAMDNIVYHGFERKGYHAGLSKRQLAFMENYLHTVPQNHRILIGTHIPLTNGIPGEEQPTPELKRVLELLSRFPHTASFSAHTHLNAIYHLGSEFGYHSHDHGVHIHHNVGTASGTWWKGPLDSRGIPMTTMRDGTPNGYAIATFDGPKMSVKWKAANHEEDYQMNLFVADAIAADQLSSDKGEVLVNVFNGSHSSHVKMRVVGHSEWVAMKHEHRNDPHYVRQQSIDESTPMEGTKRMNRPRESTHIWVGHLPNVLPKGTHLLEVQAEDAYGETFTDRRPFRVQ; encoded by the coding sequence ATGTCACTGCGTTGCCGACCACTTTGTCTCACCGCCATTGTCTGTTTAGTACCTCTCTTTGGATCGTCGCTCAAGGCAGCCGAACCCATTGCGAAGCAAACTGCGAAGGGCGTCGTCTTTCATGACCAAAACGGAAACGGCACGCGCGATGAAGGCGAATCAGGTGTCGAAGGCGTCCGAGTTTCCAACGGCGAAGCGGTCGTCCTGACTGGCGCCGACGGACGGTACACGCTTCCGGTCGATGGCGACACAATTCTGTTTGCGTGCAAGCCGCAGGGGTGGATCTATCCTGTCGATGAAAACAACTTGCCACAGTTCTTTTACATCCATAAACCCAACGGTTCACCCGATGACGATTTTCGGTTCAAGGGGAGTGAGCCGACCGGCCCGTTGCCCGAGTCCGTTGACTTTGCCTTGCGACCCTTTCAAGCTCCCAATGTGATCCGAGCAGTCCTACTCGGTGACCCGCAACCGGTAAGCATCGAAGAAGTCCAGTTCTTCGGCCGTGACATCATGAGTGAATTGGTCGATGTGGATGCTGAATTCGGCGTGACCTTAGGTGACATCGTCGGCAACCAGCTCGATCTATTTCAACCGATGATCGAGATGCAAGGATTGGCGGGAATTCCATGGCATAACGTGATCGGGAATCACGATATCAACTTTCGTGCCCCCGACGATGAACACGCCAACGAAACGTTTCATAAAGCGTTCGGTCCGTCCGACTATGCGTTTCAGTACGGGGACGTGCATTTCTTGGCGATGGATAACATCGTCTATCATGGCTTCGAGCGCAAGGGTTACCACGCGGGGTTAAGCAAACGGCAACTGGCGTTCATGGAAAATTACCTCCATACGGTCCCCCAGAACCATCGGATCTTGATCGGAACGCACATCCCGCTGACCAACGGAATACCCGGTGAAGAGCAACCGACGCCGGAGCTGAAGCGTGTCCTTGAACTCCTCTCCCGTTTTCCACATACCGCATCATTCTCCGCTCACACGCACCTCAATGCGATCTACCACCTCGGTTCGGAGTTCGGCTATCACTCACACGATCATGGAGTGCACATCCATCACAATGTTGGAACCGCTTCCGGGACTTGGTGGAAAGGCCCCTTAGACTCGCGTGGTATCCCCATGACGACAATGCGTGATGGAACGCCTAATGGCTATGCGATTGCCACCTTTGATGGCCCGAAGATGTCGGTCAAATGGAAGGCCGCCAATCACGAAGAAGATTACCAAATGAATCTCTTTGTCGCCGACGCGATTGCCGCCGATCAGCTATCTAGCGACAAAGGCGAGGTTTTGGTCAATGTCTTCAATGGCTCGCACAGTTCTCACGTCAAAATGCGTGTTGTCGGACATAGTGAATGGGTCGCGATGAAACACGAACATCGAAATGACCCACACTATGTTCGCCAACAGTCGATCGACGAGTCGACGCCGATGGAAGGCACTAAACGCATGAATCGACCGCGGGAGAGCACTCACATTTGGGTCGGCCATCTACCGAATGTGCTTCCAAAAGGGACGCACTTGTTGGAGGTACAAGCCGAAGACGCGTACGGTGAAACGTTCACTGATCGACGTCCATTCCGCGTCCAGTAG
- a CDS encoding PVC-type heme-binding CxxCH protein codes for MIRFSLTGLAIAFLLGSATFSWAQLPKLADDRLQLTLYADSSEIVTPIGMVIDQRDRMFVIESHTHHPPSDYAGPKSDRIKIFVDEDNNGKPDSISIFADGIHQAMNLAISPDGDLFVVCAREVLRLVDDDNDGKCERKEQVLRLVTEERYAHNCLLGITFDREGWMYVARGNTGSRHYRFEGSDTSMIEGYGDGGSVVRCRDDGSELEEFATGFWNPFDLKFDGSGRLLLVDNDPDARGPNRLVHVVRGGDYGYKSLYGGGGNHPFQGWDGSLAGTLPFIAGTGEAPCGLIDCKRASLPSDYQESLLVTIWNENSIERFDVQSNNGTITATGRRPFLTGAKDFRPVAIDSDTRGNLFVTDWMLVDYPNHGHGRIWRITCKPEVTPFRPRANFSDAIASDEVVRQTSFSASDTENIAASLESGHPFVSHAVQMRLADESLRELRDKLANHRSQNVRLGALLSAKRANIDEIDYIRRFLKDESIDVRRAALMWAGESMREDLRSDLEIAIHVGAVDANLFETYLAAVENLSGSFADGYRRRSESRAKELRRELPNGLLGSIARDPEFPDSVRAHAVSRLTDAQVEESLAWLIPLVTQSKQPFSVAIIRRLSSVSAARSREVCRLLTQLAIDDSMSDLVRCEALFTLSHFQPIEPSLFLPLLHASEEDIAIEAARTFRSWLDAGLARDCLKKIKALDLSEDVRERISPALGQEQVTAAGHSLTADEWIQRLTGKADALRGRRVFHTHRVGCSACHSIGNRGGTLGPDLGRVAESKSRKQIIDSILNPSAEFAPQYQAWMVVTVDGEIHRGLQLDHKAGGKINLTLDDGSTRTYAADEIEDYIASPNSLMPSGLEKTMTIGEFRDLVEYLIQESIDENGTSH; via the coding sequence ATGATTCGATTCTCTCTCACTGGTCTCGCAATCGCTTTCCTCCTTGGGAGTGCCACGTTTAGCTGGGCTCAGTTGCCGAAGCTTGCCGACGACCGACTTCAATTGACGCTCTATGCCGATAGCTCCGAAATCGTCACTCCGATCGGAATGGTGATCGATCAACGTGATCGGATGTTTGTCATCGAATCCCATACCCATCATCCCCCCTCGGATTACGCAGGTCCGAAGAGTGATCGGATCAAGATCTTTGTTGACGAGGACAACAACGGAAAGCCTGATTCGATTTCCATTTTTGCCGACGGCATTCATCAAGCGATGAACCTGGCAATTTCCCCCGACGGTGATCTTTTTGTTGTTTGTGCTCGGGAAGTGCTACGACTGGTCGACGACGACAACGACGGCAAATGCGAACGCAAGGAACAGGTGCTTCGGCTTGTCACCGAAGAACGTTACGCCCACAACTGTTTGCTGGGAATCACCTTCGATCGTGAAGGTTGGATGTATGTCGCGAGAGGCAACACCGGCAGTCGTCACTATCGATTCGAAGGATCGGACACGTCAATGATCGAGGGATACGGTGATGGGGGAAGCGTGGTTCGTTGCCGTGACGACGGCAGCGAACTTGAAGAATTTGCAACCGGCTTTTGGAATCCGTTTGACTTAAAATTTGACGGCAGCGGTCGGTTATTATTGGTTGACAATGATCCTGATGCCCGCGGACCTAATCGCCTCGTACATGTCGTCCGCGGTGGGGACTATGGCTATAAATCGCTTTATGGCGGCGGTGGAAATCATCCATTCCAAGGTTGGGACGGATCACTTGCTGGGACATTACCCTTTATCGCCGGAACGGGCGAAGCCCCATGTGGACTAATCGATTGCAAGCGTGCGTCGCTACCAAGCGATTACCAAGAAAGTCTTTTGGTCACCATATGGAACGAGAACTCGATCGAACGATTCGATGTTCAGTCGAACAATGGAACAATTACAGCAACCGGGCGGCGACCATTCCTTACCGGAGCAAAAGACTTTCGGCCTGTCGCAATCGACAGCGATACTCGCGGCAATCTATTCGTCACCGATTGGATGCTCGTCGACTACCCGAACCATGGTCACGGACGCATCTGGCGAATTACTTGCAAGCCCGAGGTCACTCCATTTAGGCCTCGCGCAAATTTTTCAGATGCAATCGCTAGCGATGAAGTCGTACGACAAACTTCCTTCTCTGCTTCTGATACCGAAAACATTGCAGCCTCGTTAGAAAGCGGTCACCCGTTCGTCTCACACGCGGTGCAAATGAGACTCGCCGATGAATCGCTTCGGGAACTACGAGATAAACTCGCAAATCATCGATCACAGAACGTTCGTCTCGGCGCTCTGTTATCCGCAAAGCGGGCCAACATTGATGAGATCGATTACATTCGCAGATTTTTAAAAGACGAAAGTATCGATGTACGCCGAGCGGCACTAATGTGGGCGGGCGAATCGATGAGGGAGGACTTGCGTTCGGACTTGGAGATTGCGATTCATGTCGGTGCCGTCGATGCCAATCTTTTTGAAACGTACCTCGCGGCTGTCGAAAACCTGAGCGGTAGTTTTGCAGACGGCTACCGTCGTCGGTCTGAAAGTCGTGCAAAAGAACTTAGACGGGAACTCCCAAATGGTCTGCTAGGCTCGATCGCACGCGATCCTGAATTTCCGGACTCGGTTCGCGCACACGCGGTCAGTCGGCTTACAGACGCACAGGTCGAAGAAAGTCTCGCGTGGTTGATTCCGTTGGTCACTCAGTCAAAGCAGCCGTTTTCAGTCGCTATTATTCGACGACTCAGCAGTGTGTCTGCTGCGCGTTCTCGTGAAGTGTGCCGCCTATTGACCCAGCTTGCGATCGACGATTCGATGAGTGACCTGGTTCGCTGCGAAGCGTTGTTCACACTCAGTCACTTTCAACCGATCGAACCAAGTCTGTTCTTGCCTCTGCTGCATGCATCGGAAGAGGACATCGCGATCGAAGCCGCGCGAACGTTTCGATCTTGGCTTGATGCAGGGCTTGCGCGAGACTGCCTTAAGAAGATCAAGGCGCTCGATCTTTCAGAAGACGTCCGGGAGCGTATTTCTCCCGCGCTCGGTCAAGAGCAAGTCACGGCAGCAGGGCATAGTTTGACTGCGGATGAATGGATACAACGTCTGACAGGAAAGGCGGACGCTCTGCGAGGACGACGAGTCTTCCATACTCATCGCGTAGGATGTTCCGCGTGTCATTCGATCGGCAATCGAGGTGGGACGCTGGGACCGGATCTAGGCCGAGTTGCCGAATCAAAAAGTCGAAAACAAATTATCGATTCGATCTTGAACCCTTCCGCGGAGTTCGCGCCACAGTATCAAGCCTGGATGGTGGTGACGGTTGACGGTGAGATTCATCGTGGACTGCAACTGGACCACAAAGCCGGTGGGAAAATTAACCTAACGCTTGACGACGGGTCCACACGAACTTACGCCGCTGATGAAATTGAGGACTACATTGCATCGCCGAACTCATTAATGCCAAGTGGGCTGGAAAAGACCATGACGATTGGCGAATTCCGGGATCTGGTCGAATACCTTATCCAAGAAAGCATCGACGAAAACGGGACTTCGCATTGA
- a CDS encoding outer membrane protein assembly factor BamB family protein produces the protein MFRQLCFAVCAVLTCSIAPAADWSQFRGPATSGKIEGPAVPTEWSSEKNLRWKTELPGKGTSSPIIVGNRVFLTAYTGYGIDRENPGDPKDLQRHLLAFDRTTGTELWRQSVGAADNEDAYQGFITQHGYASSTPVSDGQMVYVVHGKAGLYAYTVDGELAWNIDLGQKSDPAKWGDGASPILVGDVLVVDANVMGNQLLGIDKRTGNQRWAISDPKFTNGWSTPTPVTIDGQQTVLFNLPNTVIAVDPATGQERWRVDSPLDDAACGCIAVSGDRAFWMGSRAGRGVGVRLAPSDGKPSGSVLWQTNLRSGICSPLAVNEQLYWCTGGIFYSADVDTGEYVYKERLPRMKGATGGFPNADYSSPIAVAGKIIQFTRNGESYVVEPGEELTLVSHNPPFEGDSSAFSSTPAASDGELFVRSESYLYCIAKQ, from the coding sequence ATGTTTCGCCAACTCTGTTTCGCCGTGTGTGCCGTGCTGACCTGCTCGATTGCCCCGGCCGCCGATTGGTCGCAGTTTCGTGGGCCAGCGACGTCCGGCAAAATCGAAGGCCCCGCCGTACCGACGGAGTGGTCCAGTGAAAAGAATCTGCGTTGGAAGACCGAACTTCCTGGCAAAGGTACGTCATCCCCAATCATCGTCGGTAACCGGGTCTTTCTGACCGCTTACACCGGCTACGGCATCGACCGTGAAAATCCCGGAGACCCGAAGGACTTACAGCGGCATTTGTTAGCTTTCGATCGAACCACGGGGACAGAACTTTGGCGACAATCGGTCGGCGCGGCAGACAATGAGGATGCCTATCAAGGCTTCATCACCCAGCACGGCTACGCCAGCAGCACGCCGGTCAGCGATGGGCAAATGGTCTACGTCGTTCACGGAAAGGCTGGCTTGTATGCCTACACCGTCGACGGAGAGCTGGCCTGGAACATTGATCTCGGTCAGAAGTCCGATCCCGCGAAATGGGGTGACGGGGCGAGTCCGATTTTGGTCGGTGATGTACTGGTCGTTGACGCCAACGTGATGGGGAATCAACTGCTGGGGATCGACAAGCGAACCGGCAATCAACGTTGGGCCATCAGCGACCCAAAATTCACCAACGGCTGGTCAACGCCGACGCCCGTCACGATCGATGGACAGCAAACGGTACTGTTCAATTTGCCGAATACGGTGATCGCAGTCGATCCGGCGACCGGACAAGAGCGGTGGCGAGTTGACTCGCCACTCGATGACGCTGCCTGCGGCTGCATCGCGGTCAGTGGCGATCGAGCGTTTTGGATGGGGAGTCGTGCCGGCCGTGGTGTCGGCGTCCGATTGGCCCCGTCCGATGGAAAGCCGAGCGGGAGCGTTCTCTGGCAAACCAACTTGCGTTCAGGAATTTGTTCTCCACTCGCCGTCAACGAGCAGTTGTATTGGTGTACCGGCGGTATCTTTTATTCCGCCGATGTCGACACCGGCGAGTATGTCTATAAAGAACGCTTGCCTCGGATGAAAGGTGCGACTGGTGGATTCCCCAACGCCGACTATTCATCACCGATTGCCGTCGCCGGAAAAATCATTCAGTTCACCCGTAATGGCGAAAGCTATGTGGTTGAACCCGGCGAGGAGTTGACGTTGGTCTCGCATAATCCACCGTTCGAGGGCGACTCAAGTGCCTTCAGTAGCACGCCTGCCGCCAGCGACGGAGAGCTGTTTGTCCGATCAGAATCCTACTTGTACTGCATCGCCAAACAGTAA
- a CDS encoding SMP-30/gluconolactonase/LRE family protein, whose translation MSRARYPRLSSILLILLIGTSTLAPSVFAQSSGSPTPESLKIITHNVWYGFTKKSEPRYSDWKRWMKAQSPDVVSLQELNSYTDERLQADAESWGHSYSVLLKEDGFATGVTSRYPISDVKRIRQGFHHGLLRCRIQGIWFYVIHFHPSNFQWRIDEAALLKEDVRSLPEKNPKVVLAGDFNGFSPDDKPQYDSDQRLVPFFDGLDQKNARARNLNNGSLDYGGIQAILDQGYTDLVASRRSPHLPFVGTFPANLVSDQEHGSDRRLDYIFVSPSLTEYVDSVAILRDRCTEMLSDHLPVTATIRLRESADRLSVFASEPTLLQETGAGEGPAWHPDLGLLTSGEGNINRRTPDGEQTVWFPGAGSNGLRFDDRGDLIICQSAKRRLVKRRQDGSLQILAAEYQQMKFNTPNDLTIDAKGRIYFTDPRYGDRSTIEMHDADGREVEGVYRVDPDGTIERVITHEVDRPNGIAITPDNRYLFVADNNNNRRGGARKLWRFNLNPGGDIDAATQTLIYDWGATRGPDGLKLDIAGRIYVAAGLNRPNLPFETADPSTAGIYVFSPQGELLEFVAIVRDEVTNCTFGGSDGKTLFVTAGGTLWSLRTTTPGQGF comes from the coding sequence ATGTCCCGCGCACGTTATCCCCGACTGAGTTCGATCTTGCTGATCCTTTTGATCGGCACGTCTACACTTGCCCCATCTGTATTTGCCCAATCCAGCGGCTCCCCCACGCCTGAATCACTAAAGATCATCACACACAACGTGTGGTACGGATTCACGAAGAAATCTGAGCCGCGATATAGTGACTGGAAACGTTGGATGAAGGCCCAGTCTCCGGACGTCGTTTCGCTACAAGAGTTGAACTCCTACACCGATGAACGCCTGCAGGCCGACGCGGAATCTTGGGGGCACTCCTATTCGGTGCTTCTCAAAGAAGACGGGTTTGCTACTGGGGTCACGTCTCGTTATCCGATCAGTGACGTCAAGCGAATTCGGCAGGGTTTCCACCACGGTTTGTTGCGATGCCGAATTCAGGGGATCTGGTTCTACGTGATCCATTTTCACCCTTCCAATTTTCAGTGGCGAATCGACGAGGCTGCCTTATTGAAAGAGGACGTCAGATCACTGCCGGAAAAGAATCCGAAAGTCGTACTTGCTGGCGATTTCAATGGGTTCTCCCCCGATGACAAACCCCAGTACGATTCTGACCAGCGTCTCGTTCCGTTCTTCGATGGCCTCGACCAGAAGAACGCTCGTGCCCGCAATCTTAACAACGGAAGTCTCGACTACGGCGGGATTCAAGCGATTCTCGATCAGGGCTACACGGATCTAGTCGCTTCGCGTCGGTCTCCACATCTTCCTTTTGTTGGTACCTTCCCGGCGAACTTAGTCAGTGACCAGGAGCACGGATCAGATCGTCGCCTTGATTACATCTTCGTTTCTCCTTCCTTGACCGAGTACGTCGATTCGGTCGCGATTCTTCGCGACCGATGCACGGAAATGCTTTCCGATCATTTGCCGGTGACCGCGACAATCCGGCTCCGGGAAAGTGCCGATCGTCTTTCCGTCTTCGCATCCGAACCGACGCTTCTGCAGGAAACTGGCGCCGGCGAAGGTCCCGCATGGCATCCCGATCTCGGACTTTTGACCAGCGGCGAAGGGAATATCAACCGACGAACACCGGACGGCGAACAAACCGTTTGGTTTCCTGGCGCGGGATCGAACGGACTGCGATTTGACGACCGAGGCGACTTGATCATTTGCCAGTCTGCAAAGCGACGTCTGGTAAAACGACGTCAAGATGGTTCGCTGCAGATCCTTGCTGCCGAGTATCAGCAGATGAAATTCAATACGCCTAACGATCTGACGATCGATGCGAAAGGACGAATCTATTTCACGGACCCACGCTATGGTGATCGTAGCACCATCGAAATGCACGATGCCGACGGACGTGAGGTCGAAGGGGTCTATCGAGTCGACCCCGATGGTACAATTGAACGCGTCATCACCCACGAAGTGGATCGTCCCAACGGCATCGCGATCACGCCGGACAACCGATATCTCTTCGTCGCCGACAACAACAACAACCGCCGTGGCGGGGCACGAAAGCTATGGCGATTCAACCTGAATCCCGGTGGTGATATCGACGCCGCGACGCAAACGCTGATTTATGACTGGGGGGCAACGCGCGGTCCCGACGGACTGAAACTGGACATTGCTGGCAGGATTTATGTCGCCGCCGGACTGAATCGTCCCAATCTGCCCTTCGAAACCGCCGATCCTTCGACCGCCGGCATCTATGTGTTTTCACCGCAGGGCGAACTGCTTGAATTCGTTGCCATCGTTCGTGACGAAGTCACGAATTGTACCTTCGGTGGCAGCGATGGAAAAACTCTGTTCGTTACAGCAGGCGGTACGCTATGGAGTCTGCGCACGACAACGCCCGGTCAGGGCTTCTAG